The following are encoded together in the Sphingomonas insulae genome:
- a CDS encoding FAD binding domain-containing protein has translation MKAFTYERAQSPAAAAAAVAAKPGAKFIAGGTNLLDLMKLQIEEPVHLVDVNRLKLDKIEPTPDGGLRIGALVRNTDLAADERVRRDYGVLTRAIVAGASGQLRNKATTAGNLLQRTRCPYFYDTNQPCNKRKPGSGCAAIGGYSRQLGIIGTSQDCIATYPGDMAVAMRVLDATVETVQPDGQTRRIPIADFHRLWGDTPHIDTNLRAGELITAVTLPKPVGGTHIYHKVRDRASYAYALVSVAAILQRDGSGHVAIGGIAPKPWRVEAAEAALPQGAKATAMRLLAGARPTQDNAFKVPLVERTLAAVIAEAKTGNIS, from the coding sequence ATGAAGGCCTTCACCTACGAACGTGCCCAGTCGCCGGCAGCCGCTGCGGCGGCCGTCGCGGCCAAGCCGGGTGCGAAGTTCATCGCCGGCGGAACCAATCTTCTGGACCTCATGAAGTTGCAGATCGAGGAGCCGGTGCATCTGGTCGACGTTAATCGGCTGAAGCTCGACAAGATCGAGCCGACTCCGGATGGTGGCCTGCGGATCGGTGCGCTGGTGCGGAATACCGATCTGGCTGCCGACGAACGCGTCCGTCGCGATTACGGCGTTCTCACCCGGGCGATTGTCGCCGGGGCCTCGGGCCAGCTCAGGAACAAGGCGACGACCGCAGGCAATCTGCTCCAGCGGACGCGCTGTCCCTACTTTTACGACACCAACCAGCCCTGCAACAAGCGCAAGCCCGGTTCGGGTTGCGCGGCGATCGGCGGGTATAGTCGGCAGCTCGGCATCATCGGTACCAGCCAGGATTGCATCGCGACCTATCCGGGCGACATGGCGGTGGCCATGAGGGTGCTCGACGCGACGGTGGAGACGGTGCAGCCGGACGGCCAAACCCGTCGTATCCCGATCGCCGATTTCCACCGGCTGTGGGGCGACACCCCCCATATCGACACCAATCTGCGCGCCGGCGAGCTCATCACCGCGGTGACCCTGCCGAAACCGGTCGGCGGCACGCATATCTATCACAAGGTCCGCGACCGGGCATCCTATGCCTATGCACTGGTATCGGTCGCGGCGATCCTGCAGCGTGACGGCAGCGGCCATGTTGCGATCGGCGGGATCGCACCCAAGCCGTGGCGGGTCGAAGCGGCGGAGGCGGCGCTGCCGCAAGGGGCCAAGGCGACCGCCATGCGGCTGCTCGCCGGTGCCCGCCCGACACAGGACAATGCCTTCAAGGTTCCGCTGGTCGAACGTACGCTCGCCGCGGTGATCGCAGAAGCCAAGACCGGGAATATCTCATGA
- a CDS encoding MFS transporter — translation MHLHIPAVLDPRHLLRPRRRGIASVNAEVRDGIVPAGDGIATTADHDGGTAPTRNYRTIALIIATAMFMEHLDATVLATALPTMARDFGVAAPAMSIALTSYLLALAMFIPASGTMADRFGARPVFRAAIGLFVLGSLACGLAPSLEWMAVARFMQGIGGAMMMPVGRLVLLRSVAKRDMVSAMSWLIMPALIGPILGPPLGGIIVTYLDWRWIFWLNLPIGILGIVLVGRFIADIREETPHPFDPAGFVLSGAALGCLLFGFEMASRPGEGTLAAILVGVGALFGAAYWRHARHAAHPILDLSLMRITTFRLSVLGGSLTRITQGAQPFLLPLMMQLAFGLTAAQSGAMTVATAIGSFGMKGLARRILKRFGFRNSLIVMGLGATAGYALCGLFRPDWPLPAVFAVLVASGFLMSFQFTAYNTIAYDEIGKERMSAATSFYSTFQQLMLSLGICIGATALHVSMVWQGRQAVAFPDFTFAFWTVTAISLLAIFVNMAFDPRAGAELSGRDSA, via the coding sequence ATGCATCTCCATATCCCCGCCGTACTCGATCCGCGTCACCTGTTACGGCCGCGGCGGCGTGGGATAGCATCGGTCAACGCCGAGGTTCGCGACGGCATCGTCCCCGCCGGCGACGGGATCGCGACCACCGCCGACCATGACGGCGGCACTGCGCCGACACGCAATTACCGGACGATCGCGCTCATCATCGCCACGGCGATGTTCATGGAGCATCTGGATGCGACGGTCCTCGCCACCGCGTTGCCGACGATGGCGCGCGACTTCGGCGTCGCGGCGCCGGCGATGAGCATCGCGCTCACCTCGTACCTGCTCGCGCTCGCCATGTTCATCCCCGCCTCCGGTACGATGGCGGACCGGTTCGGCGCGCGGCCGGTGTTCCGCGCCGCCATCGGCCTCTTCGTCCTCGGCAGCCTCGCCTGCGGACTGGCGCCCAGCCTCGAATGGATGGCGGTTGCGCGCTTCATGCAGGGCATCGGTGGTGCGATGATGATGCCCGTGGGGCGACTGGTGCTGCTGCGTTCGGTCGCCAAGCGCGACATGGTGTCGGCGATGTCGTGGCTCATCATGCCGGCGCTGATCGGGCCCATCCTCGGACCGCCGTTGGGCGGTATCATCGTCACCTATCTCGACTGGCGCTGGATCTTCTGGCTCAACCTGCCGATCGGCATCCTCGGGATCGTGCTGGTGGGGCGGTTCATCGCCGACATCCGCGAGGAGACGCCGCATCCCTTCGATCCCGCCGGCTTCGTCCTGTCGGGCGCGGCGCTTGGCTGCCTGCTGTTCGGATTCGAAATGGCGAGCCGTCCGGGCGAAGGCACGCTGGCGGCGATCCTCGTCGGCGTCGGTGCGCTGTTCGGTGCCGCCTATTGGCGTCATGCCCGCCATGCTGCCCACCCCATCCTCGACCTGTCGCTGATGCGGATCACGACGTTCCGCCTGTCGGTGCTGGGTGGCTCCCTGACCCGGATCACTCAGGGTGCACAGCCGTTCCTGCTCCCCCTGATGATGCAGCTCGCCTTTGGCCTCACCGCCGCGCAAAGCGGTGCGATGACGGTCGCTACCGCGATCGGATCGTTCGGCATGAAGGGGCTGGCTCGCCGCATCCTGAAGCGGTTCGGCTTCCGTAACAGCCTTATCGTCATGGGGTTGGGTGCCACCGCCGGATACGCCCTCTGCGGTCTGTTTCGCCCTGATTGGCCATTGCCCGCCGTATTTGCGGTGCTGGTCGCCTCCGGCTTCCTGATGTCGTTTCAGTTCACCGCCTATAACACGATCGCCTATGACGAGATCGGGAAGGAGCGGATGAGCGCGGCGACCAGCTTCTATTCGACCTTCCAGCAGCTGATGCTCTCGCTCGGCATCTGCATCGGCGCGACCGCGCTGCATGTATCGATGGTATGGCAGGGACGACAGGCGGTCGCATTCCCCGATTTCACCTTCGCCTTCTGGACGGTCACGGCAATCTCGTTGCTCGCGATCTTCGTCAACATGGCGTTCGATCCGCGCGCCGGGGCGGAGCTGAGCGGCCGCGATAGCGCATGA
- a CDS encoding DUF2147 domain-containing protein yields the protein MSLLLLGALLAAAPAPAADIAVGRWKTETKNGIVEIQRCGPSICGRLVSSDLLRQRPDLKDANNQNAAQRGRPLKGLMLISGFTVDGDAWAGGQIYNPDDGKTYKAKVTPVDANTLKVRGCVFVPLCKTQTWTRVR from the coding sequence ATGTCCCTGCTGTTGCTCGGCGCCCTGCTTGCCGCCGCCCCGGCCCCTGCTGCCGACATCGCCGTCGGTCGCTGGAAGACCGAGACCAAGAACGGCATCGTCGAAATCCAGCGCTGTGGGCCGTCGATCTGCGGTCGCCTCGTCTCCTCCGACCTCCTGCGCCAGCGTCCCGACCTGAAGGACGCCAACAACCAGAACGCCGCACAGCGCGGTCGGCCGTTGAAGGGCCTCATGCTCATCAGCGGTTTCACCGTCGATGGCGACGCCTGGGCCGGTGGCCAGATCTACAACCCCGACGACGGCAAGACCTACAAGGCGAAGGTGACGCCGGTCGACGCCAACACCCTGAAGGTGCGCGGCTGCGTCTTCGTTCCGCTCTGCAAGACGCAGACCTGGACGCGCGTTCGCTAA
- the paoA gene encoding aldehyde dehydrogenase iron-sulfur subunit PaoA, whose amino-acid sequence MSQSEFQPSRRSVIAGGTVGAAAAALPAEAAPLPLQERAAPPTMPVTLKVNGRTNRVDLDTRTTLLDALREHWKLTGTKKGCDHGQCGACTVLVDGRRINSCLTLAVMHDGDEITTIEGLGKPDDLHPMQAAFIKHDGYQCGYCTPGQICSAVAVLDEIKRGVPSHVQSDITGAAPLTATEMRERMSGNICRCGAYSNIIEAMSDVAGVKA is encoded by the coding sequence ATGAGCCAGAGTGAATTCCAACCGTCTCGCCGTAGCGTGATCGCCGGCGGGACAGTCGGCGCCGCTGCGGCGGCGTTGCCGGCCGAGGCCGCGCCGTTGCCGTTGCAGGAGCGTGCTGCACCGCCGACCATGCCGGTGACGTTAAAGGTCAACGGCCGGACCAATCGTGTCGATCTCGACACCCGCACCACCCTGCTCGACGCCCTGCGTGAACATTGGAAGCTGACCGGAACCAAGAAGGGTTGTGATCATGGCCAGTGCGGGGCCTGCACGGTGCTGGTCGACGGCCGGCGCATCAATTCCTGTCTGACGCTGGCGGTGATGCATGACGGCGACGAGATCACGACGATCGAAGGCCTCGGCAAGCCCGACGACCTGCATCCAATGCAGGCCGCTTTCATCAAGCATGACGGCTATCAATGCGGTTATTGCACGCCCGGCCAGATTTGTTCGGCGGTGGCGGTGCTTGACGAGATCAAGCGTGGCGTTCCCAGCCACGTCCAGTCCGACATCACCGGCGCCGCACCGTTGACCGCAACGGAAATGCGCGAACGGATGAGCGGCAACATCTGCCGCTGCGGCGCTTATTCGAACATCATCGAGGCGATGAGCGACGTCGCGGGGGTAAAAGCATGA
- a CDS encoding cryptochrome/photolyase family protein produces MTQPTILWLRQDLRLHDQPALVAAAHEGAVIPVYILDDAAAGSWAIGGAQRWWLHHSLTALDEALQAKHSRLILRRGDTAATLASLMQETGATRIHAIRHYEPWWREAETALGDALELHDGNHLARLEDVTTGAGTPFKVFSSFWRAIQAHLPPPEPLPVPHTIAAPAHWPASDTLTDWDLLPTAPDWSQGFATDWTPGEADALAKAHDWHRDVAAYDRRRNLPSEEGTSRLSPHLHHGEVSPRTVYHALRKPAEAAAFLRELAWRDFTSGVLLALPRYGDTNGRPKYDALPWRKGAGAKADLKAWQQGRTGYPIVDAGMRQLWTSGWMHNRVRMITASFLVKHLLIDWREGERWFWDCLVDADYGNNAVNWQWIAGTGVDANMFGRIMAPLSQSEKFDAADYIREWVPELKDLPAAAIHDPDDHGVRPAAYPAKIIGHREARERALAAAATLR; encoded by the coding sequence ATGACCCAACCGACTATCCTGTGGCTGCGGCAGGACCTTCGCCTCCACGACCAGCCCGCCCTCGTCGCCGCCGCCCATGAGGGCGCGGTCATCCCCGTCTACATCCTCGACGATGCCGCGGCCGGATCGTGGGCGATCGGTGGCGCCCAGCGCTGGTGGCTTCACCACAGCCTGACCGCCCTCGATGAGGCGTTGCAGGCCAAGCACAGCCGCCTGATCCTGCGTCGCGGCGATACGGCCGCAACGCTTGCCTCGCTGATGCAGGAGACGGGAGCCACGCGCATCCACGCCATTCGCCACTACGAGCCTTGGTGGCGCGAGGCGGAGACCGCCCTCGGCGACGCGCTGGAACTGCACGATGGCAATCATCTCGCGCGGCTGGAGGACGTGACCACCGGCGCCGGCACGCCCTTCAAGGTCTTCTCATCGTTCTGGCGGGCGATCCAGGCGCATCTGCCCCCGCCCGAACCGCTGCCGGTGCCGCACACCATCGCCGCCCCTGCGCATTGGCCGGCCAGCGATACACTGACCGACTGGGATCTGTTGCCGACCGCGCCGGACTGGTCGCAGGGATTTGCCACCGACTGGACGCCGGGCGAAGCCGATGCCCTGGCGAAGGCGCACGATTGGCACCGCGACGTCGCCGCCTACGATCGGCGGCGCAACCTGCCGTCCGAAGAAGGGACGTCCCGCCTGTCCCCGCACCTGCATCATGGCGAGGTGTCGCCGCGCACCGTCTACCACGCTTTGCGCAAACCGGCGGAGGCCGCCGCGTTCCTTCGCGAGCTCGCCTGGCGTGATTTCACGTCGGGTGTTCTCCTGGCCCTGCCCCGTTATGGCGACACGAACGGCCGGCCGAAATACGATGCCCTGCCGTGGCGCAAGGGTGCCGGGGCAAAGGCGGACCTGAAGGCGTGGCAGCAGGGACGGACCGGCTATCCGATCGTCGATGCCGGCATGCGGCAATTGTGGACCAGCGGCTGGATGCACAATCGGGTACGGATGATCACCGCCAGCTTCCTCGTGAAGCACCTGCTGATCGACTGGCGCGAAGGCGAGCGCTGGTTCTGGGATTGCCTGGTCGATGCCGACTACGGCAACAACGCGGTCAATTGGCAATGGATCGCCGGCACCGGAGTGGACGCCAACATGTTCGGCCGCATCATGGCGCCGCTGAGCCAGTCGGAGAAATTCGACGCTGCGGATTATATCCGCGAATGGGTACCGGAGCTGAAGGATCTGCCGGCCGCCGCGATCCACGACCCCGACGACCATGGCGTCCGTCCGGCCGCCTATCCGGCCAAGATCATCGGCCATCGCGAAGCACGCGAACGCGCATTGGCGGCGGCTGCAACGTTAAGGTGA
- a CDS encoding OmpP1/FadL family transporter: protein MSLRFKAPLLASAIIGSFGFATVAHAQAFYLQEQSARGAGRAFSGEVADTGPQSLWWNPAAIAGMERGEAAINASAILPKGKVVNNGTVIRRPGGQFAPVGGDQLAKNPIDNGILPSGAIAMPFGPVAIGLAVTSPYSFTTDYDTTSWTRYSATRTKLQTIDIQPSIAIALTDWLRVGGGANVEHVYASLANALPNLSAALPDGRQRLEGDGWDLGWTAGMQMHNDWATVGVSYKSRIEHTLKGDLLVDGLQGPLAAQNRTLSDIEASFYTPAQVIVGARIRATPALTLNGQAVRYNWSKFDAIRLGAPLNQSLPENYRDSYSLAGGLDYAVSPQLTLRAGVQHATTPTQNGLRDARVPDANRWNYGAGGTFQLTPKIGIDLAANYVDFKDTTIDRVTAAYAGSQVQTPVVTNGFLRDASAVVISAGAHIGF, encoded by the coding sequence ATGTCCCTGCGTTTCAAGGCTCCCCTGCTCGCGTCGGCGATCATCGGCTCGTTCGGTTTCGCCACGGTCGCCCACGCCCAGGCATTCTACCTTCAGGAACAGTCGGCGCGTGGCGCCGGCCGCGCCTTTTCAGGTGAGGTCGCCGATACCGGCCCGCAGTCGCTGTGGTGGAATCCCGCCGCGATCGCAGGCATGGAGCGTGGCGAGGCCGCGATCAACGCGTCTGCGATCCTGCCGAAGGGCAAGGTCGTCAACAATGGCACGGTGATCCGTCGTCCGGGCGGCCAGTTCGCGCCGGTGGGTGGCGACCAGCTCGCCAAGAATCCGATCGACAACGGCATCCTGCCCTCGGGCGCGATCGCGATGCCGTTCGGCCCGGTCGCGATCGGCCTCGCCGTGACGTCGCCCTACAGCTTCACCACCGATTACGACACGACCAGCTGGACCCGCTACAGCGCGACCCGCACCAAGTTGCAGACGATCGATATCCAGCCGTCGATCGCGATCGCGCTGACCGACTGGCTGCGCGTCGGCGGCGGTGCCAACGTCGAGCACGTCTACGCCAGCCTCGCCAACGCTCTGCCCAACCTGTCGGCGGCGCTGCCGGACGGCCGCCAGCGGCTTGAGGGGGACGGCTGGGATCTCGGCTGGACCGCCGGCATGCAGATGCACAACGACTGGGCGACCGTCGGTGTCAGCTACAAGTCGCGCATCGAGCACACGCTGAAGGGCGACCTGCTGGTCGACGGCCTGCAGGGTCCGCTCGCAGCGCAGAACCGCACGCTCAGCGATATCGAGGCGAGCTTCTACACGCCTGCGCAGGTCATCGTCGGCGCCCGCATCCGCGCCACCCCGGCGCTGACGCTCAACGGCCAGGCCGTTCGCTACAATTGGAGCAAATTCGACGCCATTCGCCTCGGCGCGCCGCTCAACCAGTCCCTCCCCGAAAACTACCGCGACAGCTACAGCCTCGCCGGTGGCCTAGATTACGCGGTATCGCCGCAGCTTACGCTGCGCGCGGGCGTCCAGCACGCCACCACGCCGACGCAGAACGGCCTGCGCGATGCGCGCGTGCCGGATGCGAACCGCTGGAACTACGGTGCCGGCGGCACTTTCCAGCTGACGCCGAAGATCGGCATCGATCTCGCGGCGAATTACGTCGACTTTAAGGACACGACGATCGACCGGGTGACGGCCGCCTACGCCGGCAGCCAGGTGCAGACGCCGGTCGTCACCAACGGCTTCCTGCGCGATGCCAGCGCCGTGGTGATCTCCGCCGGCGCCCATATCGGCTTCTGA
- a CDS encoding LysR family transcriptional regulator, with protein MGFDPDYALFAAVADAGSLSAAARALRISPAMVSKRLQRLEARLGVTLVHRTTRRLALTEAGERFCVDLGAILIALHAAEARLTGARGRPAGPLRVSAPTSFGRLHIAPHLGSFLVAHPAVDLTFDLGDGFVDLLGERIDCAIRIASDVPANVVAHRLATSRRILCAAPAYLAARGTPATIDDLARHRLLAAAGQMPWRLVAGGQRIEITQDSHVRTNSSEMVRELAIGGVGIALRSLWDVGDALRSGRLVRVLPEWEGSQDVGVYAVHLRSQAIPPAIEAFVAFLRTVIDEAGWAV; from the coding sequence ATGGGCTTCGATCCCGATTATGCCTTGTTCGCCGCGGTGGCCGATGCGGGTAGCCTGTCGGCGGCGGCACGGGCATTGCGGATATCGCCGGCGATGGTGTCCAAGCGATTGCAGCGGCTGGAGGCGAGGCTGGGTGTGACGCTGGTGCATCGAACGACGCGGCGACTGGCGCTGACCGAAGCCGGCGAGCGCTTTTGCGTCGATCTCGGCGCGATCCTGATTGCGCTACATGCTGCGGAGGCGCGCCTGACGGGGGCGCGCGGTCGCCCCGCGGGGCCGCTGCGCGTATCCGCCCCGACGTCGTTCGGACGGTTGCACATCGCGCCGCACCTCGGCAGCTTTCTGGTCGCGCACCCTGCCGTGGACCTGACCTTCGACCTGGGCGACGGGTTCGTCGACCTGCTCGGCGAACGGATCGATTGCGCGATCCGCATCGCCTCGGACGTGCCGGCAAATGTCGTGGCACATCGGCTGGCGACCAGCCGTCGCATCCTGTGTGCCGCGCCCGCTTATCTCGCCGCGCGGGGAACGCCCGCGACGATCGACGACCTTGCCCGGCACCGGCTGCTGGCCGCGGCGGGGCAGATGCCGTGGCGTCTGGTTGCCGGCGGGCAGCGCATCGAGATCACGCAGGACAGCCATGTGCGCACCAATTCGAGCGAGATGGTACGCGAGCTGGCGATCGGCGGCGTGGGTATCGCGCTGCGTTCGCTGTGGGATGTCGGCGATGCCCTGCGGAGCGGGCGCCTGGTTCGCGTTCTGCCGGAATGGGAGGGTTCGCAGGACGTCGGCGTCTATGCGGTGCATTTGCGCAGCCAGGCGATCCCTCCTGCTATCGAGGCGTTCGTCGCGTTTCTGCGCACGGTGATCGATGAGGCGGGGTGGGCGGTCTAA
- the paoC gene encoding aldehyde oxidoreductase molybdenum-binding subunit PaoC: MKFDTPAGRNPIDQLKVVGKPTDRIDGKFKTTGTAPYAYERHDVAPNAAYGYVVGAGIAKGRIASMDLAAAKSAPGVITIVTADTAGPLGKGDMNTAKLLGGPAVDHYHQAIALVVAETFEQARAAAAMIRVDYARDKGRFDLDTALKTAPLKGDSSGEGSAASPVDRVGDFEKAFAAAPVKLDARYATPDQSHAMMEPHASIASWQGDKLTLWTSNQMIAWGKGDVAKTLGIPKDNVRLISPYIGGGFGGKLFVRADAVLAALGARQAGRPVKVTLQRPLMINNATHRPATRQRIRLGAGKDGKLTAIAHESGSGDLPGGGPETAVSQTKLLYAGANRLTSMRLAVLDLPEGNAMRAPGEAPGLMALEIAMDEMAEKLGMDPVEFRIINDTQVDPEKPERKFSQRQLVECLRIGADTFGWARRKATPRSMRDGRWLVGMGVAAGFRNNITMKSAARVGIDKKGVVTVATDMTDIGTGSYTIIAQTAAEMMGVPLDKVVVLLGDSSFPVAAGSGGQWGANSSTAGVYAACMKLRETVAQKLGFNSADVEFADGKVRAGNRSVSLAEAAGDQGISAEDAIEFGDLAKKAQQSTFAGHFVEAAVDAYTGEIRIRRMLAVCAAGRILNPKSARSQVIGAMTMGVGAALMEELAVDTRFGFFVNHDLASYEVPVHADIPHQEVIFLDEVDPMSSPMKAKGVGELGLCGVGAAIANAIYNATGVRVREYPVTLDKIIGDPAMVA; the protein is encoded by the coding sequence ATGAAGTTCGACACACCCGCAGGCCGGAACCCGATCGACCAGCTGAAGGTCGTCGGCAAGCCGACCGACCGCATCGACGGCAAGTTCAAGACCACCGGCACCGCGCCCTATGCCTATGAACGCCATGACGTCGCGCCGAACGCGGCCTATGGCTACGTCGTCGGCGCCGGCATCGCCAAGGGGCGGATCGCCAGCATGGACCTCGCCGCCGCCAAGTCGGCACCGGGCGTCATCACGATCGTCACCGCCGACACCGCCGGGCCGTTAGGCAAGGGCGACATGAACACCGCCAAGCTGCTCGGTGGCCCCGCGGTGGACCATTACCACCAGGCGATTGCGCTGGTCGTCGCCGAAACGTTCGAACAGGCCCGTGCCGCCGCGGCCATGATCCGCGTCGACTATGCCCGCGACAAGGGTCGCTTCGACCTCGACACGGCTTTGAAGACTGCGCCGTTGAAGGGTGACAGCAGCGGCGAAGGCAGTGCCGCGTCGCCGGTGGATCGCGTCGGCGATTTCGAAAAGGCGTTCGCCGCTGCTCCGGTAAAGCTGGACGCGCGCTATGCAACGCCGGACCAGAGCCACGCGATGATGGAGCCGCACGCCAGCATCGCCAGCTGGCAGGGTGACAAGCTGACCTTGTGGACGTCGAACCAGATGATCGCCTGGGGCAAGGGCGATGTCGCCAAAACGCTCGGCATTCCCAAGGACAACGTCCGCCTCATCTCGCCGTACATCGGTGGCGGGTTCGGCGGCAAATTGTTCGTCCGCGCCGATGCGGTGCTTGCGGCACTGGGGGCAAGGCAGGCCGGTCGTCCGGTCAAGGTGACGTTGCAGCGCCCCTTGATGATCAACAACGCGACCCATCGTCCGGCGACGCGCCAGCGCATCCGGCTGGGGGCGGGCAAGGATGGCAAGCTGACCGCGATCGCCCATGAGAGCGGTTCGGGCGATCTGCCCGGCGGCGGCCCCGAAACGGCGGTGTCGCAGACCAAGCTTCTGTATGCCGGTGCCAATCGGCTGACGTCCATGCGTCTTGCGGTGCTCGACCTGCCCGAGGGCAATGCGATGCGCGCGCCCGGCGAGGCACCGGGCCTGATGGCGCTGGAAATCGCGATGGACGAGATGGCGGAGAAGCTGGGGATGGACCCGGTGGAATTCCGCATCATCAACGACACGCAGGTCGACCCGGAAAAGCCCGAACGTAAATTCTCGCAGCGTCAGTTGGTCGAGTGCCTGCGGATCGGCGCCGACACATTCGGCTGGGCGCGACGCAAGGCGACGCCGCGCTCGATGCGCGATGGCCGCTGGCTGGTCGGCATGGGGGTTGCCGCCGGGTTCCGCAACAACATCACGATGAAGTCCGCCGCGCGCGTCGGCATCGACAAGAAGGGCGTGGTGACGGTCGCCACCGACATGACCGATATCGGTACCGGCTCCTATACTATCATCGCCCAGACCGCCGCCGAGATGATGGGCGTGCCACTGGACAAGGTCGTCGTACTGCTCGGCGACAGTTCGTTTCCGGTGGCCGCCGGATCGGGTGGCCAGTGGGGCGCCAACAGTTCCACGGCGGGCGTGTATGCGGCTTGCATGAAATTGCGCGAGACAGTGGCGCAGAAGCTTGGCTTCAACTCCGCCGACGTCGAATTTGCCGATGGCAAGGTACGGGCAGGCAATCGCAGCGTGTCCTTGGCCGAAGCCGCCGGCGATCAGGGTATTTCGGCAGAGGATGCGATCGAATTCGGCGATCTGGCCAAGAAGGCGCAGCAATCGACCTTCGCCGGGCATTTCGTCGAGGCGGCAGTCGACGCCTACACCGGTGAAATCCGCATCCGGCGCATGCTGGCGGTTTGTGCCGCGGGCCGCATCCTCAACCCCAAATCGGCGCGCAGTCAGGTCATCGGTGCCATGACGATGGGAGTCGGCGCGGCGTTGATGGAGGAACTCGCGGTCGACACGCGCTTCGGCTTCTTCGTCAACCACGATCTCGCCAGTTACGAAGTGCCGGTCCACGCCGACATTCCGCACCAGGAGGTGATCTTCCTTGATGAGGTCGACCCGATGTCGTCGCCGATGAAGGCGAAGGGTGTCGGCGAACTCGGCCTGTGCGGCGTCGGCGCCGCGATCGCCAATGCGATCTACAACGCGACGGGCGTTCGCGTGCGCGAATATCCGGTCACGCTGGACAAGATCATCGGCGATCCGGCGATGGTGGCGTGA